The Lactobacillus sp. ESL0680 genome has a segment encoding these proteins:
- a CDS encoding sigma-70 family RNA polymerase sigma factor yields MKISKQAFLAAWKNQKLVRGALKAVHVRQDYTNYEDLLQEGICVYAQMLDQKGELSQEEVDRRSFRKIIWHTIDQLRKDQRTTERQADFEQAQSLGMMNNWDNYLILEKEVMQMSELERLLFFHNLIAGEPISALAQEACVTRVQLQRVKRQLLMHLRQVLDAQITNL; encoded by the coding sequence ATGAAGATTAGTAAACAAGCTTTTTTAGCTGCATGGAAGAATCAAAAATTAGTTCGGGGCGCATTAAAAGCCGTCCACGTTAGACAGGACTATACTAACTATGAAGACCTATTGCAGGAAGGAATTTGCGTCTACGCCCAAATGTTAGACCAAAAGGGAGAACTATCTCAAGAAGAGGTTGATCGGCGGAGTTTTCGCAAGATTATTTGGCACACGATTGACCAGTTGCGCAAGGATCAGAGGACTACTGAGCGGCAGGCAGATTTTGAGCAAGCACAAAGTTTGGGCATGATGAATAATTGGGACAACTATCTGATTTTAGAAAAAGAAGTCATGCAGATGTCGGAATTAGAGCGACTGTTATTTTTTCATAATCTAATTGCCGGCGAGCCAATTAGTGCCTTAGCTCAAGAGGCATGCGTCACGCGGGTTCAACTGCAACGGGTTAAACGTCAGTTACTAATGCACTTGCGTCAAGTTTTAGACGCACAGATTACTAATTTGTAA
- a CDS encoding SLAP domain-containing protein, with the protein MDFSNKRKLQKDISKALKSGRLHKAARNLLVTTIAAGSTLGGLALASNVNPSATSVIVEAKTTKKTAANSAKVNKAAAVYNSKGKKVGKSLKKGKALKVYGIKTIKGKKYYSLGHGRYVLVKNVTVATTVTLKKTSYFYNSKGKRVGKTAVNKGKKIKVYGTKKIKGKLYYNLGNGRYIAAANVVPPVTEPSSSAGSSSSSAPSSSAGSSSSSTPSSSASSSTGSTPSSGAGSSSGSDSSSGADSSSGSAPSSSSGSNTGSTSSSGAGSSSGSDSSSGADSSAGSTPSSGAGSSTGSDSSSSAGSSAGSTPSSSAGSSTGSDSSSSAGSNTGSDSSSSAGSNTGSDSSSSAGSNTGSDSSSSAGSSTGSAPSSSSGSSSSAGSDSSSGADSSTGSTPSSGADSSTGSDSSSDAGSSAGSTPSSGAGSSTGSDSSSGADSSSGSAPSSSSGSSAGSDSSSGVDSSTGSTPSSGADSNPDSAPSSEPTISDKVKAVVGAVRPGMAAIYHGLSSLSSKLNDPRYQDVKNDIKDILAKISALPANWTTTSEMLTDITPILNDVLDIAKKVEGSGIKTDFVTILHGLETVNNELDADQIQNLKDIYAALENIAPTSKVRQDIKELAQGLHPDLSNIYHDLESIKSEVPADKYQDIKNDIKDIISGIKEMPASFDWSKLNDPTHMGDEDVQGVLGSFKKAYNAAKDIASKLEHTGVKTNLVKLLTDTEHINTTLKANDSELLNDLRDLDSKLENYSGTDQTIINAKGLAILAHGDLANIYHAFDAITTTQIDVDAINSAINDALGQAEQLPSGDDLVTNIAMAHLLGQSSPEINAVKAIYGDLRTIASSLEGKGIKTQLVTALHGLEDLNQKVAQDPTQIQNLKNIYEDLQNGNFTWLNDLK; encoded by the coding sequence TTGGATTTTAGTAATAAACGGAAATTACAAAAAGATATTTCCAAAGCACTAAAAAGTGGAAGATTGCATAAAGCTGCTCGTAATTTATTGGTAACTACAATTGCTGCTGGTAGTACTTTAGGTGGCTTGGCATTAGCATCTAATGTTAATCCAAGTGCTACTAGTGTAATTGTTGAAGCTAAGACTACTAAAAAGACAGCTGCTAACTCAGCTAAGGTTAATAAGGCAGCAGCTGTCTACAACAGTAAGGGTAAAAAAGTTGGCAAGTCTCTTAAAAAAGGAAAAGCTCTTAAAGTTTATGGGATTAAGACCATTAAGGGTAAGAAATATTATAGCTTAGGTCATGGACGTTATGTTTTAGTAAAGAATGTGACTGTTGCTACTACTGTAACTCTTAAAAAGACATCATACTTCTATAACAGTAAAGGTAAGCGTGTAGGCAAGACAGCTGTTAATAAAGGTAAGAAGATTAAGGTCTATGGTACTAAGAAGATTAAGGGTAAGCTGTATTATAACTTAGGTAATGGTAGATATATCGCTGCTGCTAATGTAGTACCACCTGTTACAGAACCAAGTTCCAGTGCAGGCAGTAGTTCAAGTTCAGCTCCAAGCTCCAGTGCAGGTAGTAGCTCAAGCTCAACACCAAGCTCCAGTGCAAGCAGCAGTACAGGTTCAACGCCAAGTTCTGGTGCAGGTAGTAGCTCAGGTTCAGATTCTAGTTCTGGCGCAGACAGTAGTTCGGGTTCAGCTCCAAGCTCTAGTTCGGGCAGCAACACAGGCTCAACGTCAAGTTCAGGCGCAGGTAGTAGTTCAGGTTCAGATTCCAGTTCCGGCGCAGACAGTAGCGCGGGTTCAACGCCAAGCTCTGGTGCAGGTAGTAGCACAGGCTCAGATTCCAGTTCCAGTGCAGGCAGCAGCGCGGGTTCAACGCCAAGCTCCAGTGCAGGTAGTAGCACAGGCTCAGATTCCAGTTCCAGTGCAGGCAGCAACACAGGCTCAGATTCCAGTTCCAGTGCAGGCAGCAACACAGGCTCAGATTCCAGTTCCAGTGCAGGCAGCAACACAGGCTCAGATTCCAGTTCCAGTGCAGGCAGCAGCACAGGCTCAGCTCCAAGCTCTAGTTCGGGCAGTAGCAGTAGCGCGGGTTCAGATTCCAGTTCCGGCGCAGACAGCAGTACAGGTTCAACGCCAAGTTCTGGTGCAGATAGTAGTACAGGTTCAGATTCCAGTTCTGATGCAGGTAGTAGCGCGGGTTCAACGCCAAGTTCTGGTGCAGGTAGTAGCACAGGTTCAGATTCTAGTTCTGGCGCAGACAGTAGTTCGGGTTCAGCTCCAAGCTCTAGTTCGGGCAGTAGCGCGGGTTCAGATTCCAGTTCTGGCGTAGACAGTAGCACAGGCTCAACACCAAGTTCCGGTGCAGATAGTAATCCAGATTCTGCTCCATCTTCGGAGCCAACAATTTCTGACAAAGTGAAAGCAGTAGTTGGCGCCGTTCGTCCTGGTATGGCAGCAATTTATCACGGGTTAAGTAGTCTAAGCAGTAAATTAAATGATCCTAGATATCAAGATGTAAAGAATGATATTAAGGACATATTAGCTAAAATTTCGGCTTTACCAGCTAATTGGACAACTACTAGTGAGATGCTTACAGACATCACACCGATTTTAAATGATGTATTGGATATTGCTAAAAAAGTTGAAGGTTCAGGCATAAAAACTGATTTTGTAACAATTCTACATGGACTTGAAACAGTAAATAATGAATTAGATGCAGATCAAATTCAAAATCTTAAGGATATTTATGCTGCATTAGAAAATATTGCTCCAACAAGCAAGGTTCGTCAGGATATTAAAGAACTTGCTCAAGGGTTGCATCCAGATTTATCAAATATTTATCATGATTTAGAAAGCATTAAGAGTGAAGTTCCAGCAGATAAATATCAGGATATCAAGAATGATATTAAAGATATTATCAGTGGAATTAAGGAAATGCCTGCTAGTTTTGATTGGTCAAAATTAAATGATCCTACTCACATGGGAGACGAAGATGTTCAAGGTGTGTTGGGCAGCTTTAAGAAGGCTTATAATGCTGCTAAGGATATTGCTTCTAAGTTAGAGCATACTGGTGTTAAGACTAACCTAGTAAAATTGCTAACTGATACTGAACATATTAATACAACATTAAAGGCTAATGATTCTGAATTACTTAATGATTTAAGAGATTTAGATTCTAAATTAGAAAATTATTCAGGTACGGATCAAACTATTATTAATGCTAAAGGACTTGCAATTTTAGCTCATGGTGATTTAGCCAATATTTATCATGCATTTGATGCAATAACAACGACTCAGATTGATGTTGATGCAATTAATAGCGCAATAAATGATGCACTAGGTCAGGCTGAACAGTTACCATCAGGTGACGATTTAGTTACTAATATTGCTATGGCTCATTTATTGGGACAAAGTTCTCCAGAAATAAATGCTGTAAAAGCCATTTATGGCGATTTGCGGACAATTGCTTCTAGCCTTGAGGGTAAAGGCATTAAGACGCAACTTGTAACTGCTTTACATGGTCTGGAAGATTTGAATCAAAAAGTTGCTCAAGATCCAACACAAATTCAAAATTTAAAGAATATCTATGAAGACTTGCAAAATGGTAACTTTACTTGGTTGAATGACTTAAAATAA
- a CDS encoding glycosyltransferase, producing the protein MYYFLNNKIDLNSSGIEHAEIKRLKLFQEFNVNTKIVTFGYDRFAHRNIKSYGLTDDDYINMYDYFAGTIKFKSRVMTIDQLPLPNFAKKVRTGNGYEIYDESRKTMIINLLPNSRQLDTVEYLNGDGDCTKKDLYDYRGFLSVTQFYGTNSKLMEVEQFHKPDGTIYCETSCAKRPDFLAVTNIQLTDVDGTLYSLMNLGQAFTIMLDHLNKSDATSGEKSTFISDRSNITNLPMLNMKTKARKIEHFHNIHFRDYWDPMNSPLTYPSIANTDQLRKTSIVVVPTEKQAKDMRARLQTRVPIVAIPVGIVPKSQLQAPHISMKQRTNGKIIAVARLDYQKRLDDAINVFTKVYQKNSNLTFDIYGYGNDGDNGKEEKKLRELVKTLNMENAISFKGYVQDVNKVYDDAQLMILSSRYEGAPLCIVEAQSHGVPVISYDINYGPSDLIQDNKSGFLVPDGNTKLLEQKIEQFFGDKKLRENLSQGAYENAKRFSPEGVWQYWVKFVINQNKIIK; encoded by the coding sequence ATGTATTATTTTTTAAATAATAAAATAGATTTAAATAGCTCTGGAATTGAACATGCAGAGATTAAGCGACTAAAATTATTTCAAGAATTTAACGTTAATACTAAAATAGTTACTTTTGGCTATGATCGTTTTGCACATCGAAATATTAAGTCTTATGGTCTAACTGATGATGATTATATTAATATGTATGATTATTTTGCGGGGACAATTAAATTTAAGTCTAGAGTAATGACCATCGATCAATTGCCATTACCGAACTTTGCTAAAAAAGTAAGGACAGGTAACGGTTACGAAATTTATGATGAATCACGGAAAACAATGATTATTAATCTGCTTCCAAACAGTAGGCAACTTGATACAGTTGAATATTTGAATGGTGACGGTGATTGTACCAAAAAGGATTTGTATGATTATAGAGGATTTCTTAGCGTAACACAATTTTATGGTACAAATTCCAAATTAATGGAAGTGGAACAGTTCCATAAACCTGATGGTACAATTTATTGTGAAACTTCATGTGCTAAGAGACCAGATTTTTTGGCAGTAACTAATATTCAATTAACTGATGTAGATGGCACATTGTATTCGCTAATGAACTTGGGTCAAGCTTTTACTATTATGTTGGATCATTTGAATAAATCTGATGCTACAAGTGGTGAAAAATCAACCTTTATTTCTGATAGAAGTAATATTACTAATTTGCCTATGCTTAATATGAAAACAAAAGCAAGAAAGATTGAACACTTCCATAATATCCATTTTCGTGACTATTGGGATCCAATGAACTCCCCGCTTACCTATCCCTCAATTGCTAATACAGATCAGTTAAGAAAAACAAGTATTGTCGTAGTTCCAACTGAAAAGCAAGCCAAAGATATGCGAGCAAGACTGCAGACAAGGGTTCCAATTGTTGCAATTCCAGTTGGAATAGTTCCTAAATCGCAATTGCAGGCACCACATATTTCAATGAAGCAGCGAACAAATGGCAAGATTATTGCAGTCGCAAGATTGGATTATCAAAAGAGACTTGATGATGCGATTAATGTGTTTACGAAAGTTTATCAAAAAAATTCAAATTTAACTTTTGATATTTATGGTTATGGTAACGATGGCGACAATGGAAAAGAAGAAAAGAAACTAAGAGAGTTAGTTAAAACGCTTAACATGGAAAATGCTATTAGCTTTAAGGGTTATGTGCAAGACGTTAATAAGGTATACGATGATGCTCAACTGATGATATTATCTTCACGCTATGAAGGTGCGCCTCTTTGTATAGTTGAGGCACAATCGCATGGTGTGCCTGTTATTTCGTATGACATTAATTATGGTCCGTCTGATTTAATTCAAGATAACAAGAGTGGCTTTTTAGTTCCTGATGGCAATACGAAGCTTTTAGAACAAAAAATTGAGCAATTTTTCGGTGATAAAAAGTTAAGAGAAAACTTGAGTCAGGGAGCATATGAGAATGCTAAGCGCTTTTCTCCTGAAGGTGTATGGCAATATTGGGTCAAATTTGTCATAAATCAAAATAAAATAATAAAATAA
- a CDS encoding SLAP domain-containing protein: MKKNYRIVSAAAAALLAVAPVATSAVTAVSADTTSNGSVPVSVNGNGSATTAAKNILVTLNIDNATSLTEGPASAVKASLTASAGKIAIANDKKANVYNASDLNADGTIKDNAVPVQKLEKGGTYVAALQQVQLGGLDTINGTVIVNNQSRTTDGFGSITRPITVVSSAFTVQDSSKTGAPYFLDGNNKQISSIKVPIIKGASNSVKGITDYIVSNFKIASTGTTVVSKAAYESAVKSAVQSALATNGITIKDDGTFDIPATDFVVPITVTADNGKTATLTANMKVSSNGDDKLVYPVIWLNQKSYMGQNQTIELSSANKKDFASAGVNGTVDEKKIESAFVATVNGHTTNTVSVKADISKVNTKVAGVYPVTVSATNADGLTSSVVFNFTVGDPNADYKTVQSDADIPVYTISGNVVTKTTTTVSNGSQVATYGQVTVDGKKYVRINSADSNQYVEAQYVDGTFKPAKQSTVTVMHNAYIYDKDHKRVGTKKIGSYTNTTVYGDKTKLNDGTEAYQVGDGQYIDAGNVDGYKATLNHNSYIYKTSKKRANHKKLLKGSTVTVYGSSFTFKNGQKYYRIAKGQYIKVVNADIVK, encoded by the coding sequence ATGAAGAAAAATTATAGAATTGTTAGTGCTGCTGCAGCTGCTTTATTAGCTGTTGCTCCAGTTGCTACTAGTGCTGTTACTGCTGTTTCAGCTGATACTACTTCAAATGGTAGTGTACCTGTTTCTGTAAATGGAAATGGTAGTGCTACAACTGCAGCTAAGAACATACTTGTAACTTTAAATATTGATAATGCTACAAGTTTAACTGAAGGCCCAGCTTCAGCAGTTAAGGCAAGCTTAACTGCTAGTGCTGGTAAAATTGCTATTGCTAATGACAAAAAAGCAAATGTATATAATGCTTCAGATCTTAATGCTGATGGTACAATTAAAGATAATGCAGTACCTGTTCAAAAGCTTGAAAAAGGTGGAACATACGTTGCTGCATTGCAACAAGTTCAACTTGGTGGCTTAGATACTATAAACGGTACTGTAATTGTAAATAATCAAAGCAGAACAACTGATGGCTTTGGAAGTATTACACGTCCTATAACTGTAGTTAGTTCAGCTTTTACTGTTCAAGATTCATCAAAAACTGGTGCTCCATACTTTTTGGATGGAAATAACAAACAAATTTCATCTATTAAAGTTCCTATTATAAAGGGTGCAAGTAACAGTGTTAAAGGTATTACTGATTATATCGTAAGCAACTTTAAGATTGCTTCCACAGGTACTACTGTTGTCTCAAAAGCAGCTTATGAATCAGCAGTTAAGTCAGCAGTTCAATCAGCATTAGCAACTAATGGAATTACAATTAAAGATGATGGTACTTTTGATATTCCAGCAACTGATTTCGTTGTTCCTATTACTGTAACTGCAGATAATGGTAAAACTGCTACTTTAACTGCTAATATGAAAGTTTCAAGTAACGGTGATGATAAATTAGTATATCCAGTTATTTGGTTGAACCAAAAGAGTTACATGGGTCAAAATCAAACTATTGAATTGTCTAGTGCAAACAAGAAAGATTTTGCTTCAGCTGGTGTTAACGGAACTGTTGATGAAAAGAAAATCGAGAGTGCTTTTGTAGCTACAGTAAATGGACATACAACTAATACTGTATCAGTGAAAGCTGATATTAGTAAAGTAAATACTAAGGTTGCTGGTGTATATCCTGTAACTGTTAGTGCAACAAATGCTGATGGATTGACTTCTAGTGTTGTATTTAACTTTACTGTTGGTGATCCTAATGCTGATTACAAGACTGTTCAATCTGATGCAGATATTCCAGTTTATACAATTAGTGGAAATGTTGTAACTAAGACTACAACAACTGTTTCTAATGGTTCACAAGTTGCAACTTATGGACAAGTAACTGTTGACGGTAAGAAATATGTGCGTATTAACAGTGCTGATTCTAACCAATATGTTGAAGCACAATACGTTGATGGTACTTTCAAGCCTGCAAAGCAATCTACTGTAACTGTTATGCACAATGCTTACATCTACGACAAGGATCACAAGCGTGTAGGTACTAAGAAGATTGGTTCATACACTAACACTACTGTTTACGGTGACAAGACTAAGCTTAACGATGGTACTGAAGCTTACCAAGTTGGTGATGGTCAATACATCGATGCTGGTAACGTTGATGGTTACAAGGCAACTTTGAACCACAACTCATACATCTACAAGACTAGCAAGAAACGTGCTAACCACAAGAAGTTATTGAAAGGTTCAACTGTAACTGTTTACGGTTCTTCATTCACTTTCAAGAATGGTCAAAAGTACTACAGAATTGCTAAGGGTCAATACATCAAGGTTGTTAACGCTGATATCGTTAAATAA